Proteins from a single region of Labedella gwakjiensis:
- a CDS encoding acid phosphatase yields the protein MTTSRTRTSGRRRTAIIGGTAVAAILLGGAAPAQAAGEDAIAPQAGTYGFYVDAYRDNTSALTTPETNPSIGLLSQMLEYWQPGPTWDTGTALVPEVLDANIDRSIQITQTRTDEEATRAYLIDRRNQNYSAIDGLGVYADAFRTASNAGTTIPDTIPADATTTKYDDAGNSNGTWADTVSEVGAVVSLVNTIRGSYATSNNAKNYYGYPRPFRWSDDVEVLPTLEPVKKPVEEAAGDNGYPSGHTNAGYLASYALAYAFPEQYADLLASASDIGNSRIVAGMHSPADVIGGRILATAIAASVLNDPANAALLGEARTEALALLASSATTADDDSASALDEDDVIARLTYGLPRTGDTTLPVVVPKGAEVLLETRMPYLTDEQRRWVLQSTGLGSGYALLDDAEGWGRLDLALAVQGYGAFDTDVIADMDASDGGFSAADTWSNDIEGDGSLTKQGSGVLTLAGDNAYLGGTTVTGGTLVAASPSALGDGSVTTDGGELEDTVDGTIAIAGDFAQSTSSTLSLTLEDTAALAITGEASFGGALEVSFADGATPADDVVLATYGSLATAGRFSSVDISGLPAGYEPELEYRAGALHLVNAAAEGAEPQPGDGDGGGEPGTGTPGTGTPGAGDGGSDAGTGAGDPEAGDDLAVTGAADLTPAILAAATLLLGGALALLLVRRRRRGDA from the coding sequence GTGACGACATCGAGAACCCGGACGTCCGGGCGCCGGCGCACCGCGATCATCGGGGGAACGGCCGTCGCCGCGATCCTCCTGGGCGGAGCCGCCCCGGCGCAGGCGGCCGGCGAGGATGCGATCGCGCCGCAGGCCGGAACCTACGGGTTCTACGTGGACGCCTACCGCGACAACACGAGCGCGCTGACCACACCCGAGACGAATCCCTCGATCGGTCTGCTCTCGCAGATGCTCGAGTACTGGCAGCCCGGTCCCACGTGGGACACGGGAACGGCCCTCGTGCCCGAGGTCCTCGACGCGAACATCGATCGCAGCATCCAGATCACGCAGACACGCACGGACGAGGAGGCGACGCGGGCCTATCTCATCGACCGCCGCAACCAGAACTACTCGGCCATCGACGGTCTCGGCGTCTACGCCGACGCGTTCCGCACCGCGAGCAACGCGGGCACGACGATCCCCGACACGATCCCGGCGGACGCCACCACGACGAAGTACGACGACGCCGGCAACAGCAACGGCACGTGGGCCGACACGGTCTCCGAGGTGGGCGCCGTCGTCTCCCTCGTGAACACGATCCGCGGCAGCTACGCCACGTCGAACAACGCGAAGAACTACTACGGCTACCCGCGCCCGTTCCGTTGGAGCGACGACGTCGAGGTGCTCCCCACGCTCGAGCCTGTGAAGAAGCCCGTCGAGGAGGCGGCCGGCGACAACGGCTACCCGAGCGGCCACACGAACGCCGGATACCTCGCGTCCTACGCCCTCGCGTACGCCTTCCCCGAGCAGTACGCCGATCTGCTCGCGAGCGCATCGGACATCGGGAACAGCCGCATCGTCGCCGGGATGCACTCCCCCGCCGACGTGATCGGCGGCCGGATCCTCGCGACGGCGATCGCCGCCTCCGTGCTGAACGACCCCGCGAACGCCGCCCTGCTCGGCGAGGCACGCACCGAGGCGCTCGCGCTGCTCGCCTCCTCGGCGACGACAGCGGACGACGACTCGGCATCGGCCCTCGACGAGGACGACGTGATCGCGCGCCTCACCTACGGGCTCCCGCGCACCGGCGACACGACTCTCCCCGTCGTGGTGCCGAAGGGCGCCGAGGTGCTGCTCGAGACCCGCATGCCGTACCTCACCGACGAGCAGCGCCGGTGGGTGCTTCAGAGCACGGGTCTCGGGTCGGGCTACGCGCTCCTCGACGACGCCGAGGGCTGGGGCCGTCTCGACCTCGCCCTCGCCGTGCAGGGGTACGGCGCGTTCGACACCGACGTGATCGCCGACATGGACGCGAGCGACGGTGGCTTCTCCGCCGCCGACACGTGGTCGAACGACATCGAGGGCGACGGCTCTCTCACGAAGCAGGGCTCCGGCGTGCTCACTCTCGCGGGCGACAACGCCTACCTCGGCGGCACGACCGTCACGGGCGGAACGCTCGTGGCGGCGTCGCCGTCCGCTCTCGGCGACGGCTCGGTGACGACGGACGGCGGTGAGCTCGAGGACACGGTCGACGGCACGATCGCGATCGCCGGCGACTTCGCGCAGTCGACGTCGTCGACGCTCTCCCTCACCCTGGAGGACACCGCAGCCCTCGCGATCACGGGCGAGGCCTCGTTCGGCGGCGCCCTCGAGGTGTCCTTCGCCGACGGCGCGACTCCCGCGGACGATGTGGTGCTCGCCACCTACGGATCGCTTGCGACCGCTGGGCGTTTCTCGTCCGTCGACATCTCGGGCCTGCCCGCTGGCTACGAGCCGGAACTCGAGTACCGGGCCGGCGCACTCCACCTCGTGAACGCGGCGGCCGAGGGCGCCGAGCCCCAGCCGGGCGACGGCGATGGGGGCGGCGAGCCCGGTACGGGCACCCCGGGCACCGGAACGCCGGGCGCCGGCGACGGCGGATCCGACGCGGGAACGGGCGCGGGCGACCCCGAGGCGGGCGACGACCTCGCCGTCACGGGCGCCGCGGACCTCACCCCGGCGATCCTCGCGGCAGCGACGCTTCTCCTCGGCGGCGCGTTAGCGCTCCTCCTGGTGCGCCGTCGGCGACGCGGCGACGCCTAG
- a CDS encoding PIN domain-containing protein, which translates to MTTYLVDNSVWQKASGSASIAARLRAISPHHLIITCPPQVLEYCQSARSPEEFAEFRSDMDELLPAATHPSMRDALDIQQSLWTGGLMRAAGAFDCLIAAYALVNDAVILHSDRDFEHIAAATDGLVRQEYVPA; encoded by the coding sequence GTGACGACCTACCTCGTCGACAACAGCGTCTGGCAGAAGGCCTCAGGGAGCGCGTCGATAGCCGCCCGTCTTCGGGCGATCTCTCCGCACCACCTCATCATCACGTGCCCACCGCAGGTGCTCGAATACTGCCAGTCGGCCCGCTCGCCCGAGGAGTTCGCCGAGTTCCGCTCGGACATGGACGAGTTGCTTCCCGCAGCCACTCACCCGTCGATGCGTGACGCCCTGGACATCCAGCAGTCGCTCTGGACGGGCGGACTGATGAGGGCGGCCGGAGCGTTCGACTGTCTGATCGCCGCCTACGCCCTCGTCAACGACGCGGTCATCCTCCACAGCGATCGTGATTTCGAGCACATCGCCGCCGCCACCGATGGTCTGGTCCGCCAGGAGTACGTGCCGGCGTAG
- a CDS encoding type II toxin-antitoxin system VapB family antitoxin, which produces MTVTSIDIDKDELALAKEVAGTATARETVELALRTLIAVRRQPSVVERLIGRSFEPDQIDAPTIAPRPLSSSSLSPSDEPSA; this is translated from the coding sequence ATGACGGTCACGTCCATCGACATCGATAAGGACGAGCTCGCCCTCGCCAAAGAGGTCGCCGGCACCGCCACGGCTCGCGAGACGGTCGAGCTGGCGCTGCGCACCCTGATCGCGGTCCGCCGCCAGCCGTCGGTCGTCGAACGCCTCATCGGCAGATCGTTCGAACCCGATCAGATCGACGCCCCCACGATCGCGCCGCGACCGCTCTCGTCCTCGTCATTGTCCCCGTCGGACGAACCGAGCGCGTGA
- a CDS encoding ExeM/NucH family extracellular endonuclease produces the protein MSQSATRPVRAGFATLLGGALIAAPLIGVAAPASAAVDGSAVVISEAYLNGGSNGAAYTHKFVELYNPTDAAVSLDGMSIQYRSANGDANPSGVYALGGSIAAGGYYLVQGTSNGSAGEALPTADATLPGNMSFAGAGGTIFLADQSTVLTAPPTGSIVDDPAIIDLVGYGTSKTFETAAAPAASVATTIARTDAADTDDNSADFAAGAPTPTNSGGTTPEEPEEPGEPEEPGTPAEPVTISAIQGTGTETPLSGQTVTTEGVVTATYPTGGFNGYYIQTPGTGGAIDLAAHTASDAIFVYSASTVGSVAVGDHVQVTGTATEFYGLTQVVVPTTAGLTKLDTPAEAPEPATVSYPTEASQREALEGMLIAPQGEFTVSNTYSTNQYAEIGLATGDSPLITPTEIARPGSAEYTAAVADNAARAVTLDDGASINFLGSTDNKNIPLPYLTQNDAITVGSSVSFTEPVVLDYRNDTWKFQPTTQLTAAGELPATFSDVREAEPADVGGDIQIAGFNVLNYFTTTGDQLTGCTYYTDRAGNRVTVNSGCDARGAAEADDLERQQAKIVAAINGLGAEVVSLEEIENSVKFGKDRDEALSILVDALNAAAGSDVWEFVPSPDASELPSVSDQDVIRNAFIYKKADVEPIGDSRVLVDAAFSNARQPLAQEFQVVGAESSFIAIVNHFKSKGSGSGADADQGDGQGASNASRVAQAEALVAFSSDLQEELGTDEAFLIGDFNAYTQEDPSVTIMEAGYVDQGSKTDQYSYSFSGQSGSLDHVYASKAADAKVTGVDIWNINAGESIAKEYSRYNYNATDFYDESVYRSSDHDPVVVGYSAEALPVELSLLDINDFHGRIDGNTVKFAGTIEQLRAQYGEDNTAFVSSGDNVGASLFASSSQQDQPTIDVLNTLELIASAVGNHEFDQGYTDLTERIEAEADWDYLGANVYEKGTTTPALQEYALKEIDGLTVAFIGTVTQETPTLVSPANVATLDFGDPVEAVNRVAGELTDGDDTNGEADVIVANYHEGAGAGTPDGATLEEEVAAGGAFADIVTETSAAVDVIFTGHTHKQYAWDAPIPGVEGETRPVLQTGSYGENIGNVVLTLDPETGDVESYVAKNVARTTVADDVLVSTYPRVAEVKRIVDAALATAAEIGNQPKGSVTADITTAYAGGSYVDGKWTGGTRDDRASESTLGNTVADALQSILSSDERGGAEIGVVNSGGLRAELLYAPDGTITYAEANAVLPFLNNLWTTTLSGAEFKAVLEEQWQTNPDGTIPSRPFLKLGLSDNVEYTYDASRAQGDRITGIWVDGEPIVASQDYRIGSFSFLLQGGDNFRTFASGGEQTRDSGLVDRDAWISYLEANPGLTPEFDRKSVSVTNAPTEAVEPGETVTFDVSSLDLTSLGSPQNTSLSAEWIGSDATFDPITVTGGAATVSLTVPEDAEAASEIVLTAQPSGTTFRVPVSVEAGSEPEPTKPTTPPVGVDSDDLPADVEGDISVAPDVVNPGDEITVFVGTEYAGQWIAVWMYSAPTLIADWQQVSAEGTVTATVPLDATAGEHTIAVTDANGDVLGWTGITVLADGTPGTPGDGDGDGSGDGSGNGSGSGNGGGLAVTGATAAPIAALALLLLMAGATFLIVRRRAQA, from the coding sequence TTGTCACAATCAGCCACGAGACCGGTTCGGGCCGGCTTCGCGACGCTCTTGGGGGGCGCGCTCATCGCGGCCCCTCTCATCGGGGTGGCGGCCCCGGCATCAGCCGCCGTCGACGGCAGCGCCGTCGTCATCAGTGAGGCCTACCTGAACGGAGGCAGCAACGGGGCTGCGTACACCCACAAGTTCGTGGAGCTGTACAACCCCACCGACGCGGCCGTGTCGCTCGACGGCATGTCGATCCAGTACCGATCGGCCAACGGTGACGCGAACCCCTCCGGCGTGTACGCGCTCGGCGGCTCCATCGCCGCCGGCGGCTACTACCTCGTGCAGGGCACGTCGAACGGCTCCGCCGGTGAGGCGCTCCCCACCGCTGACGCCACCCTGCCCGGCAACATGTCGTTCGCCGGAGCCGGCGGCACCATCTTCCTCGCCGACCAGTCGACGGTGCTCACCGCGCCGCCCACGGGTTCCATCGTGGACGACCCCGCGATCATCGACCTCGTGGGCTACGGCACGTCGAAGACCTTCGAGACCGCCGCGGCTCCCGCGGCCTCCGTCGCGACCACGATCGCCCGCACCGACGCCGCCGACACGGACGACAACTCCGCCGACTTCGCGGCCGGTGCGCCGACGCCCACGAACTCCGGTGGCACCACGCCAGAGGAGCCCGAGGAGCCGGGCGAGCCGGAGGAGCCGGGCACCCCGGCCGAACCCGTCACCATCTCCGCCATCCAGGGAACCGGCACGGAGACGCCCCTCTCGGGCCAGACCGTGACCACCGAGGGTGTCGTCACGGCGACGTACCCCACGGGCGGGTTCAACGGCTACTACATCCAGACGCCGGGAACGGGCGGCGCGATCGACCTCGCCGCGCACACCGCATCGGACGCGATCTTCGTGTACTCCGCCTCGACGGTGGGTTCCGTCGCCGTCGGCGACCACGTGCAGGTCACGGGAACGGCCACCGAGTTCTACGGGCTCACGCAGGTCGTCGTTCCGACGACCGCCGGCCTCACGAAGCTCGACACTCCGGCCGAGGCTCCCGAGCCCGCCACGGTGTCCTACCCGACCGAGGCCTCGCAGCGCGAAGCCCTCGAGGGCATGCTCATCGCGCCGCAGGGTGAGTTCACGGTGAGCAACACGTACTCCACCAACCAGTACGCGGAGATCGGCCTCGCCACCGGCGACTCGCCCCTCATCACCCCCACGGAGATCGCTCGCCCCGGCAGCGCCGAGTACACGGCGGCCGTCGCGGACAACGCGGCACGCGCCGTGACGCTCGACGACGGTGCATCGATCAACTTCCTCGGCTCCACCGACAACAAGAACATCCCGCTGCCGTACCTCACGCAGAACGACGCCATCACGGTCGGGTCCTCCGTGTCCTTCACGGAGCCGGTCGTGCTCGACTACCGCAACGACACGTGGAAGTTCCAGCCGACCACGCAGCTGACCGCTGCGGGCGAACTGCCGGCCACGTTCAGCGACGTGCGCGAGGCGGAGCCGGCCGATGTGGGCGGCGACATCCAGATCGCCGGCTTCAACGTGCTCAACTACTTCACCACCACGGGTGACCAGCTGACCGGCTGCACCTACTACACCGACCGCGCGGGCAACCGCGTCACGGTCAACTCGGGCTGCGACGCGCGCGGCGCGGCCGAGGCCGACGACCTGGAACGCCAGCAGGCCAAGATCGTCGCGGCGATCAACGGCCTCGGTGCCGAGGTCGTCTCCCTCGAGGAGATCGAGAACTCGGTGAAGTTCGGCAAGGACCGCGACGAGGCGCTCTCGATCCTCGTCGACGCCCTCAACGCCGCCGCCGGCTCGGACGTGTGGGAGTTCGTGCCCTCGCCCGACGCGAGCGAGCTGCCGTCGGTGTCCGACCAGGACGTCATCCGCAACGCCTTCATCTACAAGAAGGCCGACGTCGAGCCGATCGGCGACTCGCGCGTCCTCGTCGACGCCGCATTCTCGAACGCCCGTCAGCCCCTCGCGCAGGAGTTCCAGGTCGTGGGGGCCGAGAGCTCCTTCATCGCGATCGTGAACCACTTCAAGTCGAAGGGTTCCGGCTCGGGAGCCGACGCCGACCAGGGCGACGGACAGGGTGCGTCGAACGCCTCCCGCGTCGCGCAGGCCGAGGCGCTCGTGGCGTTCTCGTCCGACCTGCAGGAGGAGCTCGGCACCGACGAGGCCTTCCTCATCGGCGACTTCAACGCCTACACGCAGGAGGACCCGTCGGTCACCATCATGGAGGCCGGCTACGTCGACCAGGGCTCGAAGACGGACCAGTACAGCTACTCGTTCAGCGGCCAGAGCGGCTCGCTCGACCACGTCTACGCCTCGAAGGCCGCCGACGCCAAGGTCACGGGCGTCGACATCTGGAACATCAACGCCGGTGAGTCGATCGCGAAGGAGTACAGCCGCTACAACTACAACGCGACCGACTTCTACGACGAGAGCGTCTACCGGTCGAGCGACCACGACCCCGTGGTCGTCGGCTACTCCGCCGAGGCCCTCCCCGTGGAGCTCAGCCTCCTCGACATCAACGACTTCCACGGTCGCATCGACGGCAACACGGTGAAGTTCGCGGGCACGATCGAGCAGCTCCGCGCGCAGTACGGCGAGGACAACACCGCGTTCGTCTCGTCGGGTGACAACGTGGGAGCCTCGCTCTTCGCGTCGTCGTCGCAGCAGGACCAGCCCACGATCGACGTGCTCAACACCCTCGAGCTCATCGCGAGCGCCGTGGGCAACCACGAGTTCGACCAGGGCTACACGGACCTGACCGAGCGCATCGAGGCCGAGGCGGACTGGGACTACCTGGGCGCCAACGTCTACGAGAAGGGCACGACCACCCCGGCGCTGCAGGAGTACGCGCTGAAGGAGATCGACGGCCTGACTGTCGCCTTCATCGGCACCGTGACGCAGGAGACGCCCACCCTCGTGTCCCCGGCCAATGTCGCGACCCTCGACTTCGGCGACCCCGTCGAGGCCGTGAACCGCGTCGCGGGCGAACTCACCGACGGTGACGACACCAACGGCGAGGCCGACGTGATCGTGGCGAACTACCACGAGGGCGCTGGAGCGGGCACGCCCGACGGCGCGACCCTCGAGGAGGAGGTCGCCGCCGGCGGCGCCTTCGCCGACATCGTCACCGAGACCTCGGCGGCCGTCGACGTGATCTTCACCGGTCACACGCACAAGCAGTACGCGTGGGACGCCCCCATCCCGGGCGTCGAGGGCGAGACCCGTCCGGTCCTCCAGACGGGCAGCTACGGCGAGAACATCGGCAACGTGGTCCTCACGCTCGACCCGGAGACGGGCGACGTCGAGTCCTACGTCGCGAAGAACGTCGCGCGCACCACGGTGGCCGACGACGTACTCGTCTCGACCTACCCGCGCGTGGCCGAGGTCAAGCGGATCGTCGACGCGGCACTCGCGACGGCGGCCGAGATCGGCAACCAGCCCAAGGGATCGGTCACGGCCGACATCACGACCGCCTACGCCGGCGGCTCGTACGTCGACGGGAAGTGGACGGGCGGCACGCGTGACGACCGCGCGAGCGAGTCGACGCTCGGCAACACCGTCGCCGACGCGCTCCAGTCGATCCTCTCCTCCGACGAGCGTGGCGGTGCCGAGATCGGTGTCGTCAACTCCGGTGGTCTGCGCGCCGAGCTCCTCTACGCGCCCGACGGCACCATCACGTACGCCGAGGCGAACGCGGTGCTCCCGTTCCTCAACAACCTGTGGACCACGACGCTCTCGGGCGCCGAGTTCAAGGCGGTCCTCGAGGAGCAGTGGCAGACCAACCCGGACGGCACGATCCCGTCGCGTCCGTTCCTCAAGCTCGGCCTGTCGGACAACGTGGAGTACACGTACGACGCGTCGCGTGCGCAGGGCGACCGCATCACCGGCATCTGGGTGGACGGCGAGCCGATCGTCGCGAGCCAGGACTACCGGATCGGATCGTTCAGCTTCCTCCTCCAGGGCGGCGACAACTTCCGCACCTTCGCATCGGGCGGCGAGCAGACGCGCGACTCCGGTCTCGTCGACCGTGACGCGTGGATCTCGTACCTCGAGGCGAACCCGGGGCTGACGCCCGAGTTCGACCGCAAGAGCGTCTCGGTCACGAACGCTCCGACCGAGGCCGTCGAGCCCGGCGAGACGGTCACGTTCGACGTCTCGTCCCTCGACCTCACGTCGCTCGGCAGCCCGCAGAACACGTCGTTGTCGGCCGAGTGGATTGGTTCGGACGCCACGTTCGACCCGATCACGGTCACGGGCGGCGCAGCCACGGTGTCGCTCACCGTGCCGGAGGACGCCGAGGCCGCGAGCGAGATCGTCCTCACGGCGCAGCCGTCGGGTACGACCTTCCGCGTCCCCGTCTCGGTGGAGGCAGGCTCGGAGCCCGAGCCGACGAAGCCGACCACCCCGCCGGTGGGTGTCGACTCCGATGACCTCCCTGCAGACGTCGAGGGTGACATCTCCGTCGCCCCCGACGTGGTGAACCCGGGCGACGAGATCACGGTCTTCGTCGGCACCGAGTACGCCGGTCAGTGGATCGCGGTGTGGATGTACTCCGCTCCGACCCTCATCGCCGACTGGCAGCAGGTCTCAGCGGAAGGAACGGTCACCGCGACCGTCCCACTCGATGCGACCGCCGGTGAGCACACGATCGCCGTCACCGACGCGAACGGCGACGTCCTCGGCTGGACCGGCATCACCGTGCTCGCCGACGGCACGCCCGGTACCCCGGGCGACGGCGACGGCGACGGAAGCGGCGACGGTTCGGGCAACGGCTCGGGCTCGGGCAACGGAGGCGGCCTCGCCGTCACCGGTGCGACGGCCGCCCCGATCGCGGCGCTCGCGCTCCTGCTGCTCATGGCCGGTGCGACGTTCCTGATCGTGCGGAGGCGCGCCCAGGCCTGA
- a CDS encoding DUF1272 domain-containing protein translates to MALEMRDSCERCGTATPPTGTAFICSFECTWCSDCVDTFPGRACPNCGGDLQRRPSRRPAA, encoded by the coding sequence ATGGCCCTCGAGATGCGCGACTCCTGCGAACGCTGCGGCACCGCGACCCCGCCGACCGGCACCGCGTTCATCTGCTCGTTCGAGTGCACGTGGTGCTCCGACTGCGTCGACACGTTCCCCGGTCGCGCCTGCCCGAACTGCGGAGGCGACCTCCAGCGCCGCCCGAGCCGCCGCCCCGCCGCGTAG
- a CDS encoding Zn-dependent alcohol dehydrogenase encodes MKAVVFRSPESAVSLADVELATPKAGEVRVRIAAAGVCHSDLHVRRGEWPAPAPLVMGHEGSGVVTELGAGATGLEVGDHVVLSWVPPCGECARCLAGREAQCQKVATIIAPLGTLFDRTSRLSAEGEMLHHYLGVSSYAEEVVVPASGAIRVRRDAPLDVIAVVGCAVATGVGAVVNTAKVEAGSTVVVIGCGGVGLNVVQGARLAGASRIVAVDMLPAKTELAARFGATDAIDASQGDPVAALFELLPEGADYVFDAIGRTSTTEQAIRMLALGGAAVIVGLPPAGATASFEPLVLAEADQRILGSNYGSVRPAVDIPRLVDQYMAGELLIDELISGRRPLAEAAEALDDLESGGALRTLLIP; translated from the coding sequence ATGAAAGCCGTCGTGTTCCGTTCCCCCGAGTCCGCCGTCTCCCTGGCCGATGTCGAGCTCGCGACGCCGAAGGCCGGGGAGGTCCGCGTGCGGATCGCGGCCGCCGGCGTCTGCCACTCCGACCTGCACGTGCGGCGTGGCGAATGGCCCGCGCCGGCCCCTCTCGTCATGGGGCACGAGGGCTCCGGGGTCGTCACGGAGCTCGGCGCGGGCGCGACGGGCCTCGAGGTCGGCGACCACGTCGTGCTCTCGTGGGTGCCTCCGTGCGGCGAGTGCGCCCGGTGCCTCGCCGGACGGGAGGCGCAGTGCCAGAAGGTCGCGACGATCATCGCCCCGCTCGGCACTCTCTTCGACCGCACCTCGCGACTGAGCGCGGAGGGCGAGATGCTCCACCACTACCTCGGCGTGTCCTCCTACGCCGAGGAGGTCGTGGTCCCCGCATCGGGCGCCATCCGGGTACGCCGTGATGCACCGCTCGACGTGATCGCAGTGGTCGGCTGCGCCGTGGCGACGGGGGTCGGCGCCGTCGTCAACACCGCGAAGGTGGAGGCGGGGTCGACCGTCGTGGTGATCGGATGCGGCGGCGTGGGGCTCAACGTGGTGCAGGGGGCGCGGCTCGCCGGCGCCTCCCGCATCGTGGCCGTCGACATGCTGCCGGCCAAGACGGAGCTCGCCGCGCGGTTCGGCGCGACGGACGCGATCGACGCATCTCAGGGCGATCCGGTGGCCGCCCTCTTCGAGCTGCTTCCCGAGGGCGCCGACTACGTGTTCGACGCCATCGGGCGCACGAGCACGACGGAGCAGGCCATCCGGATGCTCGCGCTCGGCGGGGCCGCGGTGATCGTGGGCCTGCCGCCGGCTGGCGCGACGGCGTCGTTCGAGCCGCTCGTGCTCGCCGAGGCCGACCAGCGCATCCTCGGGTCGAACTACGGCAGCGTACGTCCGGCCGTGGACATCCCTCGCCTCGTCGACCAGTACATGGCGGGCGAGCTGCTCATCGATGAGCTCATCTCCGGACGACGGCCGCTCGCCGAGGCGGCTGAGGCGCTCGACGATCTCGAGAGCGGCGGGGCGCTCCGCACCCTCCTCATCCCCTGA
- a CDS encoding GntR family transcriptional regulator, with protein MSSHFTVSPIAPSSSLRERVETALAAAIRSGEMAPGELFSAPTLAARFNVSATPVREAMLNLEKRGFVETVRNKGFRVTGVSDKDLEDIVGVRQLLEPPIVRRLAGRIPEEEYGRLRELADRIVDSAGRGSLTEYLEADAVFHAAVTAFADNARLVDLITELRSQTRLPGLAGLLATEELAASANEHLELLDHLRAGKGVEAEKLMHRHIAHVIGWWAGRPEGPSPTR; from the coding sequence ATGTCATCCCATTTCACCGTCTCACCGATAGCCCCGTCCTCGAGTCTGCGCGAGAGGGTGGAGACGGCGCTCGCCGCGGCCATCCGCTCGGGCGAGATGGCCCCGGGGGAGCTGTTCTCCGCCCCGACCCTCGCCGCGCGCTTCAACGTGTCGGCGACGCCGGTGCGCGAGGCGATGCTCAATCTCGAGAAGCGCGGGTTCGTGGAGACGGTCCGCAACAAGGGCTTCCGGGTCACCGGCGTGAGCGACAAGGACCTCGAGGACATCGTCGGCGTCCGTCAGCTGCTCGAACCGCCGATCGTCCGACGCTTGGCCGGACGCATCCCGGAGGAGGAGTACGGGCGGCTGCGCGAACTCGCCGACCGCATCGTCGACAGCGCGGGGCGCGGCAGCCTCACCGAGTATCTGGAGGCCGACGCGGTCTTCCACGCCGCGGTGACGGCGTTCGCCGACAACGCCCGGCTCGTCGACCTGATCACGGAGCTGCGCTCGCAGACGCGGCTCCCGGGTCTCGCGGGGCTACTCGCCACGGAGGAGCTCGCCGCGTCCGCCAATGAGCATCTCGAACTGCTGGACCACCTGCGCGCGGGGAAGGGGGTCGAGGCCGAGAAGCTCATGCATCGGCACATCGCGCATGTGATCGGCTGGTGGGCCGGCCGGCCGGAGGGCCCGAGCCCGACCCGCTGA
- a CDS encoding NAD(P)/FAD-dependent oxidoreductase → MKRIVVIGAGILGAALARELARDGHDVTVLERTAAASGTSGRGEGNVLVSDKGPGAELELAQLSRSLWPQIARELHEELGDAFPSIEFEPKGGLVVSTTATGAEPLLAFAASQRAAGVRADVIDAAAARALEPHLTDSTTAAIHYPEDAQIQPVIATEAFLASARRSGARVLTGHEVVGAVRDGGGALVGVRARTSSGVEAAFHADAVVNAAGPWGAAVGEALGAPTPVRPRRGMVLVTTRMPHRVFHKVYDADYVGAVGSSAADLQTSSVVESTASGTVLIGSSREQVGFRDEFRSRIVAELARKAILLFPFLAGASLMRTYSGFRPYMPDHLPIIGEDPRVPGLWHANGHEGAGIGLATGTAAMLAALLGGRPAPMDATPFSLSRPTLAPFLAEVVA, encoded by the coding sequence ATGAAGCGGATCGTCGTGATCGGCGCCGGCATCCTCGGGGCCGCCCTCGCCCGCGAACTCGCGCGCGACGGACACGACGTGACGGTCCTCGAGCGCACGGCCGCCGCCTCCGGCACGTCCGGTCGCGGGGAGGGCAACGTCCTCGTGAGCGACAAGGGACCGGGAGCCGAGCTCGAGCTCGCCCAGCTCTCGCGCTCGCTCTGGCCGCAGATCGCCCGCGAGCTCCACGAGGAGCTCGGCGACGCCTTCCCATCCATCGAGTTCGAGCCGAAGGGCGGGCTCGTCGTCTCCACGACGGCCACCGGCGCGGAGCCGCTCCTCGCTTTCGCCGCGTCGCAGCGCGCGGCGGGCGTGCGCGCCGACGTCATCGACGCCGCTGCGGCCCGCGCCCTCGAACCCCACCTCACCGACTCCACGACCGCGGCGATCCACTATCCGGAGGACGCGCAGATCCAGCCGGTCATCGCGACGGAGGCGTTCCTCGCCTCGGCCCGTCGGTCGGGTGCGCGCGTCCTCACCGGCCACGAGGTCGTCGGGGCCGTCCGCGACGGCGGGGGAGCCCTGGTGGGCGTCCGGGCGCGCACCTCGTCGGGCGTCGAGGCCGCGTTCCACGCGGACGCCGTCGTGAACGCCGCGGGGCCGTGGGGCGCTGCCGTGGGCGAGGCCCTCGGGGCGCCGACTCCGGTCCGCCCCCGTCGTGGCATGGTCCTCGTCACCACGCGCATGCCCCACCGCGTCTTCCACAAGGTCTACGACGCGGACTACGTCGGCGCCGTGGGCTCCTCGGCTGCCGACCTCCAGACGAGCAGCGTGGTCGAGTCGACCGCGTCGGGAACGGTGCTCATCGGCTCCTCCCGCGAGCAGGTGGGCTTCCGGGACGAGTTCCGCAGCCGCATCGTCGCCGAACTCGCGCGCAAGGCGATCCTGCTCTTCCCGTTCCTCGCCGGCGCCTCGCTCATGCGCACGTACAGCGGCTTCCGTCCCTACATGCCCGACCACCTGCCGATCATCGGCGAGGACCCCCGCGTGCCCGGACTCTGGCACGCGAACGGGCACGAGGGCGCGGGGATCGGTCTCGCGACCGGCACCGCGGCGATGCTCGCCGCCCTCTTGGGCGGCCGCCCGGCGCCGATGGACGCCACGCCGTTCTCGCTCTCGCGCCCGACGCTCGCGCCGTTCCTCGCGGAGGTCGTCGCATGA